CTCCTCGGCGAATAATCGCCGTCGAGGATATGCGGCACGCGGTTTTCGAACATCCAGGAATTTCCGGCCGATGCGGTGATCACCTCATAGACCTTGGCGATATCGAGGCCCAGCTTACTGGCAAAGGTGATGGCCTCGCAGGCCGCCGCGATATGCACCCCGGCCAGCAGCTGGTTGACCATCTTGAACGAGGCGCCGATACCCGCCTCATCGCCCAGTTCGTAGACTTTGCCGGCCATGGCATCGAGCGCCGGTCGGGCGGCCGCAAACGCCTGAGGCGTGCCCGAGGCCATGAAGGTCAGTTCGCCCGACCCGGCGCGCGCCGCGCCGCCGCTCATCGGCGCATCTAGGTAGAGCAGGCCAGTCTCGGCACAACGCGCCGCGAGCGTCCGGGCCACGGCAGGCGCCATGGTGGCGCAGGAGATGATGACGCTGCCCGGCTGCATCGCCGGGACAATGCCGGAGGGCCCAAACAGCACAGTCTCGGTCTGGCCTGAATTGACCACCACGACGGCCACGATGCTGGCCGAGGCGGCCGCATCGGCGGGGCTGTGGCCGACCACGCCGCCTGCGGTCGCCAGGGCTGAAGTTGCGGCGGGCGTGACGTCAAAGCCGCGCACTACATGGCCT
This sequence is a window from Devosia beringensis. Protein-coding genes within it:
- the ltnD gene encoding L-threonate dehydrogenase; the protein is MSAGTSHTIAVIGLGSMGLGMAQSLLRAGHVVRGFDVTPAATSALATAGGVVGHSPADAAASASIVAVVVVNSGQTETVLFGPSGIVPAMQPGSVIISCATMAPAVARTLAARCAETGLLYLDAPMSGGAARAGSGELTFMASGTPQAFAAARPALDAMAGKVYELGDEAGIGASFKMVNQLLAGVHIAAACEAITFASKLGLDIAKVYEVITASAGNSWMFENRVPHILDGDYSPRSAVNIFTKDLGIVSDIGRAETFPLPIAASALQLFLMTAAAGMGRDDDASPARLIAEITGIALPARTDA